A genomic region of Caulobacter sp. NIBR2454 contains the following coding sequences:
- a CDS encoding DUF6468 domain-containing protein, with protein sequence MTLAGIALQILLAVLLVVALVFGMRLERRLKALKDSHEGFAKAVLDLDSAAQRAEQGLADLRAATDEAAEQLADRIDKARALTAKLDRGIAQASRGGESARPQANRPPVEPPVTRARAAFAAVDRPPPPPETLRSRPRADDDDLFDPPTGSGGFAPRPGGRR encoded by the coding sequence ATGACCCTCGCTGGCATCGCCCTTCAAATACTCCTCGCCGTCCTTCTGGTGGTGGCGCTGGTGTTCGGCATGCGTCTTGAGCGCCGCCTGAAGGCGCTCAAAGACAGCCATGAGGGTTTCGCCAAGGCCGTACTGGACCTGGACAGCGCCGCCCAGCGCGCCGAGCAGGGCTTGGCCGACCTGCGCGCCGCCACGGACGAGGCCGCCGAGCAGCTGGCCGACCGTATCGACAAGGCCCGCGCCCTGACCGCCAAGCTGGACCGAGGCATCGCCCAGGCGTCTCGCGGCGGCGAAAGCGCACGGCCTCAGGCCAACCGACCGCCGGTCGAGCCGCCGGTGACACGGGCCCGCGCGGCTTTCGCCGCCGTGGATCGCCCGCCGCCGCCGCCGGAAACCCTACGTTCACGCCCCCGGGCTGATGATGACGATCTGTTCGACCCGCCGACCGGTTCCGGTGGGTTCGCACCCCGACCTGGAGGCCGGCGATGA
- a CDS encoding MotE family protein yields the protein MKNIPRILPLVGVAAVGVLALNALSGAKTFSDMTSGARAFAEEAAAKVAPKDDKNAAAETEKPAEKAAAKPAPVAACGPSAAALAKEAGLSPAELNILQSLRARSGQLDAREQDMDVQLKLLAAAEAKLDAKINTLNALKYKMEDVVGQGDNKTNAEVDRMVTVFSSMKAKDAAARLAVLDDSVRLPIAAKMKERALSMVLAAMPPAEAKKLTESLAKRYADNEAMKKGRAALAPGGDQAAVDAAAAEEAAKTAPAKAPARQPQRRPAKG from the coding sequence ATGAAGAACATTCCCCGCATCCTGCCGCTGGTTGGCGTCGCCGCCGTCGGTGTGCTCGCCCTTAACGCCCTTTCGGGGGCGAAAACGTTTTCAGACATGACCTCCGGGGCCCGGGCCTTCGCCGAGGAGGCCGCGGCCAAGGTCGCGCCCAAGGACGACAAGAACGCCGCCGCCGAGACTGAAAAGCCGGCCGAGAAGGCCGCGGCCAAACCCGCGCCGGTCGCCGCCTGCGGACCGAGCGCCGCCGCCCTGGCCAAGGAAGCCGGGCTGTCGCCCGCAGAACTGAACATCTTGCAGAGCCTGCGCGCCCGCAGCGGCCAATTGGACGCCCGCGAGCAGGACATGGATGTGCAACTGAAGCTGCTCGCCGCCGCCGAGGCCAAGCTCGACGCCAAGATCAACACGCTCAACGCCCTGAAGTACAAGATGGAAGACGTCGTAGGCCAGGGCGACAACAAGACCAACGCGGAGGTTGACCGCATGGTGACGGTCTTCTCCTCGATGAAGGCCAAGGATGCGGCGGCCCGTCTGGCCGTGCTGGACGATTCCGTCCGTCTGCCGATCGCCGCCAAGATGAAGGAGCGGGCGCTGTCGATGGTGCTGGCCGCCATGCCGCCCGCCGAAGCCAAGAAGCTAACCGAGAGCCTAGCCAAGCGGTACGCCGACAACGAAGCCATGAAGAAGGGACGCGCGGCCCTGGCCCCTGGCGGCGATCAGGCGGCGGTCGACGCCGCCGCGGCCGAGGAAGCCGCCAAGACCGCGCCGGCCAAGGCGCCAGCCAGGCAACCCCAGCGCCGGCCGGCCAAGGGGTAG